The following coding sequences are from one Panicum hallii strain FIL2 chromosome 5, PHallii_v3.1, whole genome shotgun sequence window:
- the LOC112892713 gene encoding peroxidase 2-like, producing MKQACLQLLMVAFQATLITMSSSAGLQYDFYSSSCPNAEQTVRNVVNGMIDADPTMPAAFLRLLFHDCFVMGCDASILLDPTKANGQPEKTAIPLRGYEAVNKIKAAVEDVCPGKVSCADILAFAARDSVARSGGFTFPIPSGRRDGTVSSAFSVFSGIPSPFFNAQQLIDSFAAKNLSVDDLVALSGAHSIGVSHCSAFANRLRPTVDPSLDPAYAAQLNATCPAGGADRAVNNSPVAPDALSNQYYRNALAGRVLLTSDAALLTRGDTAARVNASAADATAWMVRFAAAMVRMAGVEVLTGAQGEVRRLCNVTNS from the exons ATGAAGCAGGCATGCCTGCAGCTGCTCATGGTGGCCTTCCAGGCCACGCTCATCACCATGTCATCATCTGCAGGTTTGCAGTATGATTTCTACAGCTCGTCGTGCCCAAATGCCGAGCAGACGGTGAGGAATGTTGTCAATGGCATGATCGACGCCGACCCGACCATGCCCGCGGCCTTTCTTCGCTTGCTCTTCCATGATTGCTTTGTCATG GGCTGTGATGCCTCCATCCTCCTGGATCCCACCAAGGCCAACGGTCAGCCGGAGAAGACGGCCATCCCCCTGCGCGGCTACGAGGCTGTGAACAAGATCAAGGCGGCCGTGGAGGACGTCTGCCCGGGGAAGGTGTCGTGCGCCGACATCCTGGCCTTCGCCGCGCGCGACTCGGTCGCCAGGTCGGGCGGCTTCACCTTCCCCATCCCGTCCGGGCGGCGCGACGGCACCGTGTCCTCGGCGTTCTCCGTCTTCTCGGGCATCCCCTCGCCGTTCTTCAACGCCCAGCAGCTGATCGACAGCTTCGCCGCCAAGAACCTGAGCGTGGACGACCTGGTGGCGCTCTCCGGCGCGCACTCCATCGGCGTGTCGCACTGCTCGGCGTTCGCCAACCGGCTTCGCCCCACGGTGGACCCGTCGCTGGACCCGGCGTACGCGGCGCAGCTGAATGCGACGTGCCCGGCCGGCGGCGCCGACCGGGCGGTGAACAACAGCCCCGTGGCGCCCGACGCGCTGAGCAACCAGTACTACCGGAACGCGCTGGCCGGGCGGGTGCTGCTCACGTCGGACGCGGCGCTGCTGACCCGGGGCGACACGGCGGCGAGGGTGAACGCGAGCGCGGCCGACGCGACGGCGTGGATGGTGCGGTTCGCGGCGGCGATGGTGAGGATGGCCGGCGTCGAGGTGCTCACGGGGGCGCAGGGGGAGGTCAGGAGGCTCTGCAACGTCACCAACAGCTAA